The Cystobacter fuscus DSM 2262 genomic sequence CAGGGCGTGTAGAGCTCCGCGGAGGAGAGATAGGCGCCTGTGGTGCCAATGCCCCCCGAGATGAGCACCTTCCCGGAGTTCAGCAGGGTGGCGTTGTGTGACATGCGCGCCACGGCCAGGGGCGCCGTCGAGGACCAGGAGTTGGTGGCCGGGTCGTACACCTGCACGGAGGTGAGGGGGTTGTCCGCGTTGTCGGCCCCGCCCGAGACGAGGACCTTGCCGGAGGTCAGCAGGGTGGCGAGGTGTCCCGAGCGTTCCACGGTCAGGGCGCCCGCCGGGGACCAGGCGTTGGTGGCCGGGTCGTACACCTCCGCGGTCGCCAGATGGCTGTTGTAGTAAGCGTACTGTCCCCCCACGACGAGCACCTTGCCGGACGCGAGCAGCGTCGAGGTGTGGGCGTAGCGGACCGAGGCCATGGACGCAGTGGGAGTCCAGGAGTTGGTGGCCGGGTCGTACACCTCCGTGGTGGAGAAGAAGCCGGAACCATAGCCTCCCGTGACGAGCACCTTGCCCGACGGGAGCAGGGTGGCCATGTGCAGGTAGCGCACCGAGTTCATGGACGCAGTGGGGGTCCAGGTGTTGGTGGTCGGGTCATACAGCTCCGTGGAGGAGAGGAAGCTGCCATTGAACCCTCCCGTGACGAGCACCTTGCCGGAGGCAAGCCGGGTGGCGGTGTGGCCGAAGCGTGCCGCGGTCATGGCTTGGGCGGTGGACCAGGCGTTGGTGGCCGGGTCGTACACCTCCACGACGGCGGTGGCGGAGCCTTGGTTGTACCCGCCTGGGACGAGCACCTTGCCCGACGGGAGCAGGATGTCCGGGGCGGAGTCGTGGGGTGAGGCCATGGAGCCGGTGGAGGACCAGGAATTGGTGGCCGGGTCGTACAGCTCCGCGGGGGCGGGCGTGCTGCTATTCTCGCCCGTCGCGACGAGCACCTTGCCGGAGGGGAGCAGGGTGGAGGTGTGGCCAGCGCGCGCCGTGGCCATGAAGCCGGCCGACGACGACCCGGTTGCGCAGGCCGGCAGCCCGGAGAGGGCGAAGGGCATGGACGCGGAGAGGCCGTACGCATTGGTGACCACCACCGTCACGGAGGGGGGAGGGCCCGCGTCAGCGCACGCAGGTGCCGTCCACACGACGCGGCTGGTGCTGGCGGTATTCTGCGCCGTGGCCAGCGAGCCCATGTTGGCGCTCCACGCGAACGTCAGGGTGCTGGACTGGGGATCCTGGGCGTTGACCTCGAAGGTGACCGGCTGCCCCGCGGAGGCGGAGAGGGCGGACTGGTAATAGTGGGTGAAGACAGGCGGGAAACGCTGAGTGGACGTGGAGGTCACGCACAGGTTGAGCGAGCCCGTCGTCTGGCCACCGCGACCGTCCTGGACGGTCACCGTGAGACGGCAGTTGTTGCACGCGCTGGCTGGGACCGAAGACGGCACGAAGGATGCGGCGCTCGAGGTGTCGTTCGTCCAGGTGCCGGGACAGGAGGCGGACCACAGGTACGAGAGGGTATCGCCATCCGAGTCCGAGGCGATGGCGGAGACCGCGGTGGACTGCCCCGCGTCGAGCTGGTTGAGGGAAGCGGAGACCTTCGAGACCACAGGCGCGAAGTTGAAGGAGATGTTGATGGCGGCGTTACCGGTGGCGACACCGGAGTAGACGTTGATGGCAAGGGAGACGGAGACGGCCGCCCCCTGCGAGTCCGTCACCGTCAAGGTGAGGGTCTGGACACCGAGGGTGGTGGGCGCGGTCCAGGTGGTATTGGCCACGGTGGGGGCCGAGAAGGTACCGCCCGTGGCGCTCCACGCATAGGTGAGGGAGTCACCCGGGTTCGGGTCGTGGGCCGTCGCGGTGAGGGAGAGGGAGGCGCCCGTCTGCACGGCGGTGGTGGCCGCGACGACGGAGTCAATCAGCGGGGCTTCGTTGCTGTAGGGCGGTTGGGGAGACAGCTCCTGCAGGGTGAGTGCGACGGCGGTTGTCTGATGGGCGATGATGGTGACGCCGGAGGTCTGCCCCTGGAAGCGCTTGGTGCCGGAGGCATCGAAAGCGTCGGCGACGAAGGTGCGGTTGGTGCCAGCGGGAATATTGCCGATCAGCCCTCCCCAGGTGCCGTTCGACTCGGCCAGGTCGACGACAATGGAAGTCATGTCGGAAGCGGAGATGGTGACCGTGACGCGGGTGACGCTACTGGCGGAGAGGGCTTGCTGGACGGCGGCGGCGAAGCTGACGGAGCCTTGAGGCTGCGTGTTACAGGCGGCAATGCAGAGCAGCAGCAACGCGGGGAGAAAGGAGAGACGGCGAAATACAAACACTCTTTGACCTCCAGTGAATAATGCGCTGGTGAGGCTAGAGTGGGCTGAGCAGGATGATAATTTTTTTATCTCGTTGCCATGGAAACCATATCAGGAGAACCGGAGATGCCTCGATAAGCCTGACATCGCCTACACGCGGGGCCAGGTTCATCGCACTCGAACTCATCCGCCACTACCTCACCGAGCACGAGTACCACCCCCCCGAGGCCTTCATCGAGGCGGTCCTCGCCTGCCCCGGCGGCGCCGCGAGAGGACGGCCCGGAGCACGTCCAGTGGGCTCGTCCGCATGGAGCGGACTTCCCCGCTGCCCTCTGCTGTCGCGCTGCGTCGATCGTCTCGAGCATGGCGATGAACGAGGCTCGACGTCGCGCCCCGCCACCCACTAGGCTTTCCAGCGCTCCAGGGACATCAATGTCGCCGCCTCGTGAATGAGGTGGCACGACAACGGGCTCGGGTGAGTCCAGAGGGGGAGTACGACATGTGCCAGAAGCTCTGTGGAAACCATTCGAACCATGACGGCGAGCCAGCGAATGCGGGCTCCTCCCGTCGCGAGTTTCTCTCGGTAGGGGCTTCCGCCCTCGGGGCCGTGGTGGCCTCCTCGGTCCCCACGCCGGTGCTGGCGGCGACCGCGCAGGGGGACCTGTCGCGAGAGGACGGTGCCAGGGGCCACGACATGCCAAGGGACACCGGTGCGTCGAACCGGCGCTACCTGCTCAAGGGCGGCGCGGTCCTCAGCATGGATCCCCAGGTGGGAAACTTCGCCCAGGGCGACGTGCTCATCGAGGGCAAGCGGATCATCGCGGTGGGGGCCAGGCTGAACGCTCCCGGTGCGGCGATCATCGATGCCACGGGCATGATCGTCATGCCGGGGTTCGTGGACACCCACCACCATCAATACCAGACCGCGCTGCGCAGCTTCCTGTCCGACGGCCTGCTGTTCAACGATGGGCTGCCGCACGGCGAGAAGAATTACCTCGACTACATCCACACGAAGATCACGCCGGTCTTCAGGCCTCAGGACGCCTACCTCGCCGAGCTCGTCTCGTCGCTCAGCCAGCTGGACGCGGGGGTGACCACGGTCGTCGACACGTCGCAGGTGGGACATACGCCCGCGCACACCGATGCGGTCATCCAGGGGCTTCAGGACGCGGGCCGCCGCGCGGTCTTCGTGTATTCACCGGGCGTGGGTCCCGGCAACCTCTTCCCGGAGGATCTCCAGCGGATCCGCGGCCGGTACTTCTCCTCCACCGATCAGCTCCTGACCCTGGCGATGGGCGGGGAGGTGTTCGACTCCTCGTTCCGGACCTACTGGGCGA encodes the following:
- a CDS encoding Kelch repeat-containing protein — translated: MFVFRRLSFLPALLLLCIAACNTQPQGSVSFAAAVQQALSASSVTRVTVTISASDMTSIVVDLAESNGTWGGLIGNIPAGTNRTFVADAFDASGTKRFQGQTSGVTIIAHQTTAVALTLQELSPQPPYSNEAPLIDSVVAATTAVQTGASLSLTATAHDPNPGDSLTYAWSATGGTFSAPTVANTTWTAPTTLGVQTLTLTVTDSQGAAVSVSLAINVYSGVATGNAAINISFNFAPVVSKVSASLNQLDAGQSTAVSAIASDSDGDTLSYLWSASCPGTWTNDTSSAASFVPSSVPASACNNCRLTVTVQDGRGGQTTGSLNLCVTSTSTQRFPPVFTHYYQSALSASAGQPVTFEVNAQDPQSSTLTFAWSANMGSLATAQNTASTSRVVWTAPACADAGPPPSVTVVVTNAYGLSASMPFALSGLPACATGSSSAGFMATARAGHTSTLLPSGKVLVATGENSSTPAPAELYDPATNSWSSTGSMASPHDSAPDILLPSGKVLVPGGYNQGSATAVVEVYDPATNAWSTAQAMTAARFGHTATRLASGKVLVTGGFNGSFLSSTELYDPTTNTWTPTASMNSVRYLHMATLLPSGKVLVTGGYGSGFFSTTEVYDPATNSWTPTASMASVRYAHTSTLLASGKVLVVGGQYAYYNSHLATAEVYDPATNAWSPAGALTVERSGHLATLLTSGKVLVSGGADNADNPLTSVQVYDPATNSWSSTAPLAVARMSHNATLLNSGKVLISGGIGTTGAYLSSAELYTP